In Thermodesulfobacteriota bacterium, one DNA window encodes the following:
- a CDS encoding TRAP transporter small permease, producing the protein MAAVPRDDRNPVFRTIEFLSDLAGYASAAAILVATLVIVQQVVVRYVFRMPTIWQVEFAVYLLIAATFLGAAYGLKENSHINIELVTGLLPPGFKRWLDLFTSVVALWFCAYLAWKGALMWWDAYEGGWRTSSLWSIPLVYPYAILPLGMGLTSLQYVVKIADRVAELRGRRPGAPGRS; encoded by the coding sequence ATGGCAGCCGTGCCGAGGGACGACCGGAACCCGGTCTTCCGGACCATCGAATTCCTGAGCGACCTCGCCGGTTACGCGAGCGCGGCCGCCATCTTGGTGGCCACGCTCGTGATCGTCCAGCAGGTCGTCGTGCGCTACGTGTTCCGGATGCCCACGATCTGGCAGGTGGAGTTCGCGGTGTACCTCCTCATCGCCGCAACCTTCCTGGGGGCGGCCTACGGGCTCAAGGAAAACTCCCACATCAACATCGAGCTCGTCACGGGCCTCCTCCCCCCCGGGTTCAAGCGCTGGCTCGACCTCTTTACCTCGGTGGTGGCCCTGTGGTTCTGCGCGTACCTGGCCTGGAAGGGCGCCCTCATGTGGTGGGACGCTTACGAGGGCGGCTGGCGCACGTCGTCCCTCTGGTCGATCCCCCTGGTCTATCCCTACGCGATCCTCCCCCTGGGCATGGGGCTCACGTCCCTCCAATACGTGGTGAAGATCGCCGACCGCGTGGCCGAGCTCCGGGGCAGGCGCCCCGGAGCCCCGGGAAGGAGCTGA